The following proteins are encoded in a genomic region of Diabrotica virgifera virgifera chromosome 1, PGI_DIABVI_V3a:
- the LOC126879158 gene encoding ankyrin-3-like, which translates to MDINSDQLTVAIRRNDYTEVANLLDKGLDVNGVNSEGYRPLHEAVKGEYLDIVELLLKRSANVNLFTTRFMITPLHLAVIWGHLEVVKLLITYGASLETKCDIGLPPEIRSGISYTYYDRSCISDILKCERFYVDGQGNFTTPLTLAADCDNIEVVKLLIEYGADVNNTNSDGCTVLHTFSGYGDEEIVSLLLQKESNLEARINLCGSTPLHLATRNIENNVIDLLVHAGADVTAKDKNGQTPLDIACDIIINMDDCIFPLDSPFSFYYTKIFDYKAELLIKFMLLVSKDIEMPNIEYTAHEFCHELKRKYQENIEQMEACLIENTTVSVYTFLQALYYNKKKLLTFLYNQQLRQEVKHIDKYISKYEKYSSIAPMVMKKVQESVTRLDLLEAADIAMEMIAPNLVLDCRRIILNYLSNYDLYSLTESVKCL; encoded by the coding sequence ATGGATATTAACAGTGATCAACTGACTGTGGCAATACGCCGTAATGACTATACCGAAGTTGCAAATTTGTTAGACAAAGGCCTAGATGTAAATGGTGTAAATTCCGAGGGATATAGACCTTTGCACGAAGCTGTAAAAGGCGAATATTTAGATATAGTGGAATTGTTATTAAAAAGATCAGCCAACGTGAACTTGTTTACTACACGGTTCATGATTACGCCTCTACATCTAGCAGTCATATGGGGTCATCTTGAAGTGGTAAAATTATTGATCACATATGGTGCATCGTTAGAAACGAAATGCGATATTGGTTTACCACCAGAGATCAGGTCAGGAATAAGTTATACTTATTATGATCGTAGCTGCATCAGTGATATTCTCAAATGTGAGCGGTTTTACGTTGATGGTCAGGGTAACTTTACAACACCTCTAACATTAGCCGCGGATTGTGACAACATAGAAGTTGTGAAGTTATTAATCGAATACGGAGCTGATGTGAACAACACCAATAGTGATGGCTGTACTGTTTTACATACATTTTCCGGATATGGTGATGAAGAAATAGTTAGCCTCTTGCTTCAAAAAGAGTCAAACCTCGAGGCTAGAATTAATTTATGTGGTAGTACTCCCTTACATTTAGCCACGCGTAATATTGAAAATAATGTTATTGATCTTTTAGTGCATGCAGGAGCTGATGTAACGGCAAAAGACAAAAATGGCCAAACACCATTGGATATTGCTTGTGACATTATTATCAATATGGATGATTGTATATTTCCATTGGACAGTCCCttttctttttattacacaaaaatatttgattataaagcggaacttttaataaaatttatgttgtTGGTTAGTAAGGATATAGAAATGCCAAACATCGAATACACGGCACATGAATTCTGTCATGAACTTAAAAGAAAATATCAAGAAAATATCGAACAAATGGAAGCCTGTCTTATAGAAAATACCACAGTTTCTGTATATACCTTTCTGCAGGCATTATATTATAACAAAAAGAAACTACTAACGTTCCTATACAACCAACAACTACGTCAAGAAGTGAAACATATTGATAAATATATTAGTAAATATGAGAAGTATTCAAGCATTGCACCAATGGTCATGAAGAAAGTTCAAGAGAGTGTAACAAGATTGGATTTGTTGGAAGCGGCCGATATTGCAATGGAAATGATTGCCCCTAACCTAGTATTGGATTGTCGacgaataattttaaattatttaagtaATTATGATCTTTACAGTCTCACAGAATCTGTAAAATGTCTTTGA